One window of Zalophus californianus isolate mZalCal1 chromosome 3, mZalCal1.pri.v2, whole genome shotgun sequence genomic DNA carries:
- the LOC118356828 gene encoding 60S ribosomal protein L27a gives MPSRLRKTRKLRGHVSHGHGRIGKHRKHPGGRGNAGGMHHHRINFDKYHPGYFGKVGMRHYHLKRNQSFCPTVNLDKLWTLVSEQTRVNAAKNKTGAAPIIDVVRSGYYKVLGKGKLPKQPVIVKAKFFSRRAEEKIKGVGGACVLVA, from the coding sequence ATGCCATCCAGACTGAGGAAGACCCGGAAACTTCGGGGCCACGTGAGCCACGGCCACGGCCGCATCGGCAAGCACCGGAAGCACCCAGGAGGCCGGGGTAATGCTGGTGGCATGCATCACCACAGGATCAACTTCGACAAATATCACCCAGGATACTTTGGAAAAGTTGGTATGAGACATTACCACTTAAAGAGGAACCAGAGCTTCTGCCCAACTGTCAACCTTGATAAACTGTGGACCTTGGTCAGTGAACAGACACGGGTAAATGCTGCCAAAAACAAGACTGGAGCTGCTCCTATCATTGATGTGGTGCGATCGGGCTACTACAAagttttgggaaagggaaaactcCCAAAACAGCCTGTCATCGTGAAGGCCAAATTCTTCagtagaagagcagaggagaagatTAAGGGTGTCGGGGGCGCCTGCGTTCTAGTAGCTTGA